One window of Kosakonia cowanii JCM 10956 = DSM 18146 genomic DNA carries:
- the araH gene encoding L-arabinose ABC transporter permease AraH → MSSLTTARAPKKSPFSVGRIWDQFGMLVVFAVLFIGCAVFVPNFASFVNMKGLGLAISMSGMVACGMLFCLASGDFDLSVASVIACAGVTTAVVINLSESLWIGVAAGLLLGVVSGFINGFVIARLKINALITTLATMQIVRGLAYIISDGKAVGIEDERFFELGYANWLGLPAPIWLTVGCLIIFGFLLNRTTFGRNTLAIGGNEEAARLAGVPVVRTKIIIFVLSGLVSAAAGIILASRMTSGQPMTSIGYELIVISACVLGGVSLKGGIGKISYVVAGILILGTVENAMNLLNISPFSQYVVRGLILLAAVIFDRYKQKAKRTV, encoded by the coding sequence GTGCTGTTTATCGGCTGCGCGGTATTTGTGCCGAACTTCGCCTCCTTCGTCAATATGAAGGGGCTGGGGCTGGCGATCTCGATGTCCGGAATGGTCGCCTGCGGCATGCTCTTCTGCCTCGCCTCCGGCGATTTCGATCTCTCGGTCGCCTCGGTGATTGCCTGCGCCGGTGTGACCACGGCGGTGGTGATTAACCTCAGCGAAAGCTTGTGGATTGGCGTCGCCGCTGGTCTGCTGCTCGGTGTGGTCAGCGGCTTTATTAACGGCTTCGTCATTGCCCGCTTAAAGATCAACGCCCTGATCACAACCCTTGCGACCATGCAGATTGTGCGTGGGCTGGCTTATATCATCTCTGACGGTAAAGCGGTCGGCATCGAAGATGAGCGCTTCTTCGAGCTTGGCTACGCAAACTGGCTGGGCTTGCCTGCGCCAATCTGGCTGACGGTTGGCTGCCTGATTATCTTCGGCTTCCTGCTTAACCGCACCACCTTTGGCCGCAACACGCTGGCGATTGGCGGTAATGAAGAGGCGGCGCGGCTGGCGGGTGTGCCGGTGGTACGCACCAAAATTATCATCTTTGTGCTTTCCGGGCTGGTCTCGGCTGCGGCGGGGATTATTCTCGCTTCGCGCATGACCAGCGGACAGCCAATGACCTCTATCGGTTATGAGCTGATTGTCATCTCGGCCTGCGTATTGGGTGGAGTTTCGCTTAAGGGCGGCATAGGAAAAATCTCGTATGTAGTGGCAGGTATTCTGATTCTTGGCACCGTCGAAAACGCCATGAACCTGCTGAATATCTCCCCCTTCTCTCAGTACGTCGTACGCGGTCTGATCCTGCTGGCAGCAGTGATCTTCGACCGTTACAAGCAGAAAGCAAAGCGCACAGTATGA
- the uspC gene encoding universal stress protein UspC, which produces MAYAHLLVAVAMTPESRQLLAKAIDIARPSHARITLITLAADPELYNQLAAPMMESVRTLLQEELQQFLNELVTSAHYPIEQTLIATGELCEHISHVCRTKGVDLVICGNHNQTFFSRAACSAKSIVKTSEVDVLLVSLEG; this is translated from the coding sequence ATGGCCTACGCGCATCTTCTGGTTGCGGTAGCAATGACACCCGAAAGTCGTCAGCTGCTCGCCAAAGCGATTGATATTGCTCGCCCTTCTCACGCCCGCATCACCTTAATTACCCTTGCCGCCGACCCTGAACTCTATAATCAGCTTGCTGCACCGATGATGGAGAGTGTCCGAACTCTGTTGCAGGAAGAATTGCAACAGTTTCTTAACGAACTTGTAACCAGTGCACATTATCCGATTGAACAGACGCTTATCGCCACGGGCGAATTATGTGAGCATATATCGCATGTCTGCCGTACGAAGGGTGTCGATCTGGTGATATGCGGCAACCATAACCAGACCTTTTTCTCGCGCGCGGCCTGTTCGGCGAAGAGTATTGTGAAGACGAGCGAAGTGGATGTGCTGCTGGTGTCACTGGAAGGATAA
- the otsB gene encoding trehalose-phosphatase, with the protein MDDALSKPPLFSGDFAFFFDLDGTLADIKPRPDDVFIPEQVLTRLSLLAEMNNGALALISGRSISELDELVKPYRFPLAGVHGAERRDISGQTERVTLPKEVLIPLEQALRQGLASLDGVVLETKGMAFALHYRQAPQHEDAVFALAQQMVDTFPQLAMQPGKCVVELKPSDIHKGAAIEAFLRTPPFTGRKPVFLGDDLTDEHGFETVNKLGGISIKVGSGETHAQWRLNDVRDVHHWLERMSEYQKQEEKALTNRRDGYESLSRSI; encoded by the coding sequence GTGGACGACGCGTTATCAAAACCGCCTCTCTTTTCCGGTGATTTTGCCTTTTTTTTCGATTTGGATGGCACCCTCGCTGATATTAAACCGCGCCCGGATGATGTTTTCATTCCGGAACAGGTGCTGACCAGACTTTCATTGCTTGCAGAGATGAATAACGGCGCGCTGGCGTTGATTTCAGGGCGCTCCATTAGCGAGCTTGATGAGCTCGTTAAACCGTATCGTTTCCCGCTTGCCGGTGTTCACGGCGCAGAGCGGCGCGATATCTCAGGTCAAACTGAACGGGTGACATTACCGAAAGAGGTGCTTATTCCGCTGGAGCAGGCGCTTCGGCAAGGGCTGGCGTCGCTTGACGGCGTCGTGCTGGAAACCAAAGGGATGGCATTCGCACTGCACTATCGCCAGGCACCGCAGCATGAAGACGCGGTCTTTGCCCTGGCACAACAGATGGTTGACACCTTCCCGCAACTTGCCATGCAGCCAGGCAAATGTGTGGTTGAGCTGAAACCATCAGACATTCATAAGGGCGCGGCCATTGAAGCCTTTCTGCGCACGCCGCCCTTCACCGGCAGGAAACCGGTGTTTCTTGGTGACGATCTTACTGATGAACATGGTTTTGAAACCGTCAATAAACTGGGCGGTATCTCGATTAAAGTCGGTTCAGGCGAAACCCACGCACAGTGGCGGCTGAACGATGTCCGGGATGTTCATCACTGGTTGGAACGTATGTCCGAGTATCAAAAACAAGAAGAAAAGGCGCTAACAAACAGGAGAGATGGCTATGAGTCGCTTAGTCGTAGTATCTAA
- the otsA gene encoding alpha,alpha-trehalose-phosphate synthase, which produces MSRLVVVSNRIAPPDDKKASAGGLAVGILGALKAAGGVWFGWSGEIGDEDQPLKEVSKGNITWVSFNLSEEHHEQYYNQFSNAVLWPAFHYRLDLVKFQREAWDGYQEVNALLADKLVPLLKEDDILWIHDYHLLPFASELRKRGVKNQIGFFLHIPFPTPEIFNALPPHAELLEQLCDYDLLGFQTESDRTAFLDSVSMQTRLSTRNSKEHMAWGRNFRTEVYPIGIEPNEIAQQASGPLPPKLAQLKAELKNVKNIFSVERLDYSKGLPERFLAYETLLEKFPEHHGKIRYTQIAPTSRGEVQAYQDIRHQLETEAGRINGKYGQLGWTPLYYLNQHFDRKVLMKVFRYAEVGLVTPLRDGMNLVAKEYVAAQDPENPGVLVLSQFAGAANELTSALLVNPYDRDDVAAALDRALRMPLAERISRHAEMLKIIQENDIDHWQERFISDLKQISPRSAQSELQNKVATFPKLA; this is translated from the coding sequence ATGAGTCGCTTAGTCGTAGTATCTAATCGAATTGCACCGCCTGATGATAAAAAAGCCAGTGCTGGCGGACTGGCAGTCGGTATTTTGGGCGCACTGAAAGCCGCAGGCGGCGTCTGGTTTGGCTGGAGCGGCGAAATCGGCGATGAAGATCAACCGTTGAAAGAGGTGAGCAAAGGGAACATTACCTGGGTCTCCTTCAACCTCAGCGAAGAGCATCACGAGCAGTATTACAATCAGTTCTCTAACGCCGTGCTGTGGCCCGCTTTCCACTACCGTCTCGACCTGGTGAAATTCCAGCGCGAAGCGTGGGATGGCTATCAGGAAGTGAACGCCTTACTGGCTGATAAGCTGGTGCCGCTGCTGAAAGAGGATGACATTCTCTGGATCCACGACTATCACCTGCTGCCGTTTGCCAGCGAGCTGCGTAAACGCGGCGTGAAAAATCAGATTGGCTTCTTCCTGCACATTCCTTTCCCGACGCCGGAGATCTTCAACGCGCTGCCGCCACATGCGGAGCTGCTGGAGCAACTGTGCGATTATGATCTGCTCGGCTTCCAGACTGAGAGCGACCGCACCGCGTTCCTCGACAGCGTGTCGATGCAGACGCGCCTCAGCACGCGTAACAGTAAAGAGCACATGGCGTGGGGCAGAAATTTCCGTACCGAAGTCTACCCAATCGGTATTGAGCCGAATGAGATCGCTCAGCAAGCATCCGGCCCGCTGCCGCCTAAGCTTGCGCAGCTGAAAGCCGAGTTGAAGAATGTGAAGAATATCTTCTCCGTTGAGCGTCTGGACTACTCCAAAGGGTTGCCTGAGCGTTTCCTCGCCTATGAGACGCTGCTGGAGAAGTTCCCCGAGCACCACGGCAAAATCCGCTATACGCAGATTGCGCCGACCTCACGCGGCGAAGTGCAGGCTTATCAGGATATTCGTCACCAGCTGGAGACGGAAGCGGGGCGCATTAACGGTAAATATGGTCAGCTTGGCTGGACGCCGCTCTACTACCTCAACCAGCATTTCGATCGCAAAGTGCTGATGAAGGTCTTCCGCTATGCCGAAGTGGGTCTGGTGACGCCATTGCGTGACGGGATGAACCTGGTAGCGAAAGAGTATGTGGCGGCGCAGGATCCGGAAAACCCGGGTGTGCTGGTGCTGTCGCAGTTTGCCGGTGCGGCGAACGAGCTGACCTCCGCGTTGCTGGTCAACCCTTACGATCGTGACGATGTGGCTGCGGCGCTTGACCGTGCGCTGCGCATGCCGCTGGCAGAGCGTATTTCGCGCCATGCGGAGATGCTGAAGATCATTCAGGAGAATGATATCGACCACTGGCAGGAGAGGTTTATCAGCGACCTAAAGCAAATCTCGCCACGTAGCGCGCAGAGCGAGCTACAAAACAAAGTGGCGACCTTCCCGAAACTGGCTTAA